A window of the Lepus europaeus isolate LE1 chromosome 5, mLepTim1.pri, whole genome shotgun sequence genome harbors these coding sequences:
- the INSL5 gene encoding insulin-like peptide INSL5, with protein sequence MKGLVLTVSLLSVLLAAVSEVGSEGKVKLCGLEYVRTVVYICATSRWRRHLEGNPQAQEAERRNDFPLPNTHEVSGGNPAYDLLKVDFSGKEQLQNEQMPSEELSEPKQRSVMSRQELQTLCCTGGCSMADLSALC encoded by the exons ATGAAGGGCTTggttctcactgtctctctgctctccGTCCTGCTGGCCGCCGTCTCAGAGGTGGGGAGCGAGGGGAAAGTGAAGCTCTGCGGGCTGGAGTACGTGCGAACAGTCGTCTACATCTGTGCCACCTCCCGCTGGAGAAGGCACCTGGAGGGGAACCCACAAGCACAGGAAG CTGAGAGAAGAAACGACTTCCCTCTCCCAAATACACACgaggtttctgggggaaaccCAGCGTACGACCTTCTGAAGGTGGATTTCTCGGGGAAGGAACAGCTCCAGAATGAGCAGATGCCCAGTGAGGAGCTCTCAGAGCCGAAGCAGCGTTCGGTGATGTCAAGACAGGAATTGCAAACTCTGTGTTGCACTGGCGGCTGTTCCATGGCTGATCTGAGTGCTCTTTGTTAA